The DNA window CAGCAGGTACCGCTTTTCAATCGGTTATTGTGGGGATTCTTCTTTCTGACCATCTCACTGACCGCCATTATCGGGGTCATTCACTACACAGGTACTGAATCGCTCGAGCCGTTGCACCGTTCGATGCGCATACTGGCCGATAGTCTGGGCGTTATATGCGCCGTTATCGCTACCTGGGGCCTGCTCAATCGAATTAGTTACGGGCAACCCGGCTTCCTCTCAACGGTCGTATCGGGCGTTGTTCTGTTTGTGCTCCTGCTTTTGCCAGAAGTGCGGCTGTTTACCCCCATCGTGCCGTCGCTGGGGATTCTGGTGCTGATGCTGATGGCCGTGTATGCGCTGCTGCAACGCAATAAGCGGGGTCTGTGGATCGTGCTAGCCGCTATGATGATGGGGCTGGCAACGAAAGCCCCGGCCTTTGACTCAGTTATGAGCCCCGTCGATTTCGACCATTACGCCAACGCCCTCGCCCTCTGGTTTTTCGGCAAATCGGCCCAGCCGAGGTAGCAGCTACCCTGATTTTCCCTCACCCCAACCCCTCCCGCGACGGCGGACCGCCCAAAACGGGAGAGGGACTTTTGCCGTGTGCATCCGATAGCGATCTGTCACCTGTAATCTTCTAAAAGACACATTGTAAAAAAAGTAACACAAAAAGATCGCGAAAGCCCCTCTCCCGTTTTGGGCGGTCCGCCGTCGCGGGAGGGGTTGGGGTGAGGGTATCCCACAAAACATATCGGCGTACAGCGCGTTTTCTGACGACCTACTCTCCTAGACAACGTTATGAACACGGCTCAACTCATGCACGACCCGGCACAGGCAGCCAGGGCGGCAAAACTCCAGTACGTCAGCGACACCATTCCCGGTATCAGCCGAAAAAAGGCGGGTGACCACTTTACGTATACCAACGCGAAGGGCGAAGTCATCAAAGACGACGATACGTTGAGCCGTATTCGCAGCATGGCGCTGCCGCCCGCCTGGGAGCGGGTCTGGATCAGTCCAAAACCGAACAGTCATTTGCAGGCTACGGGTATCGACACGAAAAACCGGAAGCAGTACCGATACCATGCCGCCTGGAACGCCATTCGCAGCGAAACCAAGTTTTTCCGCATGACAGCCTTCGGTGAAGCGTTGCCCAAACTCCGCACACGGCTGGCAAGGGACCTGAAACAGCGCGAGTTGACCCGCGATAAAGTCGTTGCCATTGCGCTCAGCGTGATGGAGCAAACCCTGATTCGGGTGGGAAACGCGGCTTACGAAAAGGAGTACGGGTCGTATGGCCTGACAACGCTGAAAGACCGGCACGTGAAAGCCGACGGCAGCGAGGTTCAGTTTAGCTTTAAGGGCAAAAAAGGCATCTACCACGACATCACGCTGCACGACCCCAAACTGTCGAAACTGGTGAAAGCCTGCCGCGACATTCCCGGCAAGGAGCTGTTCCAGTATTTCGATGAGGAAGGGAACCGCCACCCAATCGACTCCGGCATGGTCAACGAGTATTTGCAGGAAACGATGGGCGACGAGTTTTCGGCGAAGGACTTCCGCACCTGGGCCGGTACGGTCAACGCGCTGCGGCTGCTGGTCGAGCTGGAACCCTGCGACAGCGAGAAGGAATTAAAGAAGAACGTCAATACGATTCTCGACGAGGTATCGCACACGCTGGGGAATACACGTACGGTTTGCCGTAAGCATTACGTGCACCCGCAGATTCTGGAAGCGTACGAATGCCGCGATCTGAATCCGTACATCAAAAACAAAGGCCGTTTCCGGCAGACGAGTCCGAACGGGCTGGACGGGGTCGAAAAACTGCTGCTGAAGTTCCTGAGCGATCAGGTGAAGCATACCGTAAAGAAAGCGGCAAAGACCACGGCTACCGCCTGATTACTTAACGGTCGGGCACCAGTCTGACTGACCGCATTGCCGGCAGATGGGAGCCGTCACGGGCTGGTAATACGTTTCAACGTGGCCGCACGTATAACAGGCATATGTACCCGGCTGGGTCAGGCTAGCCGTGCGCTCGTCCAGCTTTTTCGGCATGATCGATAAGCCTTCGCGCACCTCGCCACCCTCGAACTGAAAAATACTGATTTGCCCGTTTGGCTCCAGAATCGTTGTCTGTACCTGCCCTAACTGCCTGATTCCCTGTACGCGCAGATCGGCAAACAGTTCTTCGCGGGTGATGTCTTCGTGATCGAGATTGTTGACCAGTATACGTCCATCTTCCACGATATAAACGGGTTTGCCTTCCAGCACGTTGCGCACTTTTTTGACGCGATCGCTGATGTATGTAACCAGCTTGTAGCAGGCCATCATCACCACAAACACGACAACGGAACTGCTCAGGGGCACATCGTCGTAGAACATCGGGTCGCCGGCAGCCGAGCCAAGCCCGATAACCAGTACCAGTTCGTAAATAGATAGCTGCCGCACCTCCCGCTTGCCCGACACGGTCAGGGCAATGAGCAGAATAGCAAACATAAATACCGTTCGGAAAGCGACCTCGCCCAGAAACGTCCAGGGAAGTTCTTTGATCAGAATACGGTGCCAGTCGAAAACCTCGAAGGGTGGCTGTTGCATAGCCTCAGTCGCGGTTTTCCGGTGCGTTATCTTTCCGCACTTTGATGTTTCGCTTCAGCGCCCAGTCTTCAGCGCGGGCCGTTGCGATGGCAATCGCTTTACCGTCGTCGTTACCCTCGGCGAGCAGCGCGTTGGCAATGTCGATGGCTTTGTTGCGCACCGGAGCCATGAAATTTTTCAACGAATCGGGGTAGTCCTTGCGGGTATACGGCATGATCGTGTTGAGTTGGTTACTTCTATAACCGAACACGCCATACGGTGTTTGCGTACCCCACTGCGCCAGCTACTGCACCAGGGTCTGCGAGATAGTGCTGCTCAGCCGCAATAATTCGATTTCTGCCGCTTTAGCGTTGTATTCGGCATCGATCAGGCGGGTTTGCGCGTCGATCTGGGTGCGCTGCACATCGCGAAATTCCACGAACGTCGAGTTACCAATCCGATAGCGATCGTACGCAATATCGACGTTCTGACTCGCCAGCTGGTTGTTGAGTACTTCCAGATTCAGCAGCTTGAGGCTGTTCCGGTAGAGTTGGTACGTCTGC is part of the Spirosoma rhododendri genome and encodes:
- a CDS encoding DUF6962 family protein → MIFSHILSGSILAGTGIGVFWRFFQQVPLFNRLLWGFFFLTISLTAIIGVIHYTGTESLEPLHRSMRILADSLGVICAVIATWGLLNRISYGQPGFLSTVVSGVVLFVLLLLPEVRLFTPIVPSLGILVLMLMAVYALLQRNKRGLWIVLAAMMMGLATKAPAFDSVMSPVDFDHYANALALWFFGKSAQPR
- a CDS encoding DNA topoisomerase IB, whose product is MNTAQLMHDPAQAARAAKLQYVSDTIPGISRKKAGDHFTYTNAKGEVIKDDDTLSRIRSMALPPAWERVWISPKPNSHLQATGIDTKNRKQYRYHAAWNAIRSETKFFRMTAFGEALPKLRTRLARDLKQRELTRDKVVAIALSVMEQTLIRVGNAAYEKEYGSYGLTTLKDRHVKADGSEVQFSFKGKKGIYHDITLHDPKLSKLVKACRDIPGKELFQYFDEEGNRHPIDSGMVNEYLQETMGDEFSAKDFRTWAGTVNALRLLVELEPCDSEKELKKNVNTILDEVSHTLGNTRTVCRKHYVHPQILEAYECRDLNPYIKNKGRFRQTSPNGLDGVEKLLLKFLSDQVKHTVKKAAKTTATA
- a CDS encoding DUF421 domain-containing protein: MQQPPFEVFDWHRILIKELPWTFLGEVAFRTVFMFAILLIALTVSGKREVRQLSIYELVLVIGLGSAAGDPMFYDDVPLSSSVVVFVVMMACYKLVTYISDRVKKVRNVLEGKPVYIVEDGRILVNNLDHEDITREELFADLRVQGIRQLGQVQTTILEPNGQISIFQFEGGEVREGLSIMPKKLDERTASLTQPGTYACYTCGHVETYYQPVTAPICRQCGQSDWCPTVK
- a CDS encoding DUF2188 domain-containing protein, with the translated sequence MPYTRKDYPDSLKNFMAPVRNKAIDIANALLAEGNDDGKAIAIATARAEDWALKRNIKVRKDNAPENRD